The following are encoded in a window of Streptomyces sp. 11x1 genomic DNA:
- a CDS encoding DoxX family protein, whose protein sequence is MAVHEHPHRRPGLHLPSFRAGRTASPTEPALAEATGTHAVAAYALASLRLLTGFVFLWAFLDKTFGLGYATQSGKAWIEGGSPTKGFLGSVAVGPMESTFHSWAGDAWADWLFMLGLLGIGVALTAGVALRLAAFAGTVMMALMWIAEWPPAQHLSDGSPSMSTNPFAEYHLVYAVVMVVLAATAAGNTLGLGRFWAGLPLVRRSPWLR, encoded by the coding sequence ATGGCCGTGCACGAGCACCCTCACCGGAGGCCGGGCCTCCACCTGCCCTCCTTCCGCGCGGGCCGGACCGCCTCGCCGACCGAGCCCGCTCTCGCGGAGGCGACCGGCACGCACGCGGTGGCGGCCTACGCCCTCGCCTCCCTGCGCCTGCTCACCGGATTCGTCTTCCTGTGGGCGTTCCTCGACAAGACCTTCGGCCTCGGCTACGCCACCCAGTCCGGCAAGGCCTGGATCGAGGGCGGCTCGCCGACCAAGGGCTTTCTCGGCTCCGTGGCCGTCGGGCCGATGGAGTCCACCTTCCACTCCTGGGCTGGGGACGCCTGGGCCGACTGGCTGTTCATGCTCGGTCTGCTCGGCATCGGAGTCGCCCTCACCGCCGGTGTGGCGCTGCGGCTCGCGGCCTTCGCCGGCACGGTGATGATGGCGCTGATGTGGATCGCCGAATGGCCGCCCGCGCAGCACCTGTCGGACGGCTCGCCGAGCATGTCGACGAACCCGTTCGCGGAGTACCACCTCGTCTACGCCGTCGTCATGGTGGTGCTCGCCGCCACGGCCGCCGGCAACACCCTGGGCCTGGGCAGGTTCTGGGCCGGACTCCCGCTGGTGCGCCGCAGCCCCTGGCTGCGCTGA
- a CDS encoding universal stress protein: protein MNRTVTVGLDGSRESRSAAEWAAREAQLLGVPLKLVHVWEPVPAPMAQAPLLGAETQQHWTERVPREAAEGIRLRHPGLEVVTEHVSGRPAEVLVDEAKDAALLVLGSRGLSGIGGFMVGSVGLAVVAHAERPTVLVRAAELASDEHEMDPAGIPSAATPFRPVVLGLDIESPDEELIEFAFAAAARRNTSLRVVHGWNPPPYYAYGLSVDLELHGALARRETTFLAEVLRPWREKHPNIEVTEESHYGTPGNHLVDASREASLVVVGRRVRRNPFGAHIGPVAHAVLHHSAAPVAVVPHN from the coding sequence ATGAACCGCACCGTCACCGTCGGCCTCGACGGCTCCCGTGAGAGCCGCTCGGCGGCCGAGTGGGCGGCCCGTGAGGCCCAGCTGCTGGGCGTCCCGCTGAAGCTGGTCCACGTCTGGGAGCCCGTACCGGCCCCCATGGCGCAGGCACCGCTGCTCGGCGCGGAGACGCAGCAGCACTGGACCGAGCGCGTCCCCCGCGAGGCGGCCGAGGGCATCCGCCTGCGCCACCCCGGGCTGGAGGTCGTCACCGAGCACGTCTCCGGTCGCCCGGCCGAGGTGCTGGTCGACGAGGCGAAGGACGCCGCACTGCTGGTTCTGGGCTCCCGCGGACTGAGCGGCATCGGCGGATTCATGGTCGGCTCGGTCGGGCTGGCGGTCGTGGCGCACGCCGAACGGCCGACGGTCCTGGTCCGCGCCGCCGAACTGGCCTCGGACGAGCACGAGATGGACCCGGCCGGCATCCCGTCCGCGGCGACACCGTTCCGGCCCGTCGTCCTCGGCCTCGACATCGAGAGCCCCGACGAGGAACTGATCGAGTTCGCGTTCGCGGCGGCCGCCCGCCGGAACACCTCCCTGCGCGTCGTGCACGGCTGGAACCCGCCGCCCTACTACGCGTACGGCCTCTCCGTCGATCTGGAGCTCCACGGTGCCCTCGCCCGACGCGAGACCACCTTCCTGGCCGAGGTCCTGCGCCCGTGGCGCGAGAAGCACCCGAACATCGAGGTCACCGAGGAGTCGCACTACGGCACCCCCGGCAACCACCTCGTCGACGCGTCCCGCGAGGCCTCCCTGGTCGTCGTGGGCCGCCGGGTCCGCCGCAACCCCTTCGGCGCCCACATCGGCCCCGTCGCCCACGCGGTCCTGCACCACTCCGCTGCCCCCGTCGCCGTCGTCCCGCACAACTGA
- the ppk2 gene encoding polyphosphate kinase 2, translated as MAGKKATKVSRAAYEQELLRLQTELVKLQEWVRAEGARLVVVFEGRDAAGKGGTIKRVAEHLNPRVARIAALPKPTERERTQWYFQRYVEQLPAAGEIVLFDRSWYNRAGVEHVMGFCTQEEYQLFLRQCPIFERMLIEDGILLRKYWFSVSDTEQQERFRRRLEDPLRRWKLSPMDLESLTRWEAYSRAKDTMMVHTDITEAPWYVVESDDKRRARLNMIAHLLASVPYREVPPPVLELPERPPSTGYERPPRDLQTYVPDHAAGL; from the coding sequence ATGGCCGGCAAGAAGGCGACCAAGGTGTCGCGCGCGGCGTACGAGCAGGAACTGCTGCGTCTGCAGACGGAGTTGGTGAAACTCCAGGAGTGGGTGCGGGCCGAGGGCGCCCGGCTGGTGGTGGTCTTCGAGGGGCGGGACGCGGCGGGCAAGGGCGGCACGATCAAGCGGGTCGCCGAGCACCTCAACCCCCGTGTCGCCCGGATCGCCGCGCTCCCCAAGCCTACGGAACGCGAGCGCACCCAGTGGTACTTCCAGCGGTACGTCGAGCAGTTGCCGGCCGCCGGGGAGATCGTGCTGTTCGACCGGTCCTGGTACAACCGGGCCGGTGTGGAGCACGTGATGGGCTTCTGCACACAGGAGGAGTATCAGCTTTTTCTCCGCCAATGCCCGATTTTCGAGCGCATGTTGATCGAGGACGGGATCCTGCTGCGCAAGTACTGGTTCTCGGTGAGCGACACCGAGCAGCAGGAGCGCTTCCGGCGCCGTCTGGAGGACCCGCTGCGGCGCTGGAAGCTGTCGCCGATGGACCTGGAGTCGCTCACCCGCTGGGAGGCCTACTCGCGTGCCAAGGACACGATGATGGTGCACACCGACATCACCGAGGCGCCGTGGTACGTCGTGGAGAGCGACGACAAACGCCGGGCCCGGCTGAACATGATCGCCCATCTGCTGGCGTCCGTGCCGTACCGCGAGGTGCCGCCCCCGGTGCTCGAACTGCCGGAGCGCCCGCCGTCGACCGGCTACGAGCGTCCACCGCGTGATCTGCAGACCTACGTCCCCGATCACGCGGCGGGTCTCTGA
- the pflA gene encoding pyruvate formate-lyase-activating protein, with protein MPSLRGRIHSWDLSTGVDGPGTRFVLFVADCPLRCLYCANPDTWHLRDGKETTVDEVMAEIEKYHAFLTTAGGGVTLTGGEPLLQSGFTGEVLRRCKKLGLHTALDTSGFLGARATDELLSVTDLVLLDIKSFDVTTYRRLTGGELRPTLNFATRLDRLGVPMWIRCVLVPGWTDEPESVEGLARFVAGLGAVDRVDVLPFHKLGAAKYEALGLPFPLRDTPRPDADLTERVRERFRTHGVRAY; from the coding sequence ATGCCCTCGCTCCGGGGCCGGATCCACTCCTGGGACCTGTCCACCGGCGTGGACGGTCCCGGGACCCGCTTCGTCCTCTTCGTCGCCGACTGTCCGCTGCGTTGTCTGTACTGCGCCAACCCCGACACCTGGCACCTGCGCGACGGGAAGGAGACCACGGTCGACGAGGTGATGGCGGAGATCGAGAAGTACCACGCGTTCCTCACCACGGCCGGCGGCGGCGTCACCCTCACGGGCGGCGAACCCCTTCTCCAGTCCGGTTTCACTGGTGAGGTCCTGCGCCGCTGCAAAAAGCTGGGGCTCCACACCGCCCTCGACACCTCGGGTTTCCTCGGCGCCCGCGCCACCGACGAACTCCTGTCCGTCACGGACCTGGTCCTGCTGGACATCAAGTCCTTCGACGTCACCACCTACCGGCGGCTCACGGGCGGCGAACTGCGCCCCACCCTGAACTTCGCCACCCGCCTCGACCGGCTCGGCGTCCCGATGTGGATCAGATGCGTCCTGGTGCCGGGCTGGACGGACGAACCGGAGTCCGTCGAGGGCCTCGCCCGTTTCGTGGCCGGCCTCGGCGCGGTCGACCGCGTGGACGTCCTGCCGTTCCACAAGCTCGGCGCCGCCAAGTACGAGGCCCTCGGGCTGCCGTTCCCGCTCCGCGACACCCCCCGCCCGGACGCCGACCTGACCGAACGGGTCCGCGAACGGTTCAGGACGCACGGTGTGCGCGCCTACTGA
- a CDS encoding STAS domain-containing protein, which translates to MDGNHTRSSPYRTTRAADGSTVVRLHGELDLLAVPALSAALDALTAVSRPDLVLDLRSVSFVDCSGLGVLCRAKSRIRARHGRLRLVTPASAFRRLLRCTGLSNAFEVHPDLPEVLGDGVPVQRATASRG; encoded by the coding sequence ATGGACGGCAACCACACGAGGTCCTCCCCGTACCGCACGACGCGGGCGGCCGACGGCAGCACGGTCGTGAGGCTGCACGGCGAGCTCGACCTGCTGGCGGTACCGGCCCTCTCGGCGGCCCTGGACGCCCTGACCGCCGTGTCCCGTCCCGACCTGGTGCTGGATCTGCGTTCCGTGTCCTTCGTCGACTGCTCCGGTCTCGGTGTCCTGTGCCGGGCGAAGAGCCGGATCCGGGCCCGGCACGGCCGGCTGCGGCTGGTCACGCCCGCGAGCGCCTTCCGGCGGCTGCTGCGGTGCACGGGGCTGAGCAACGCCTTCGAGGTGCACCCGGACCTCCCCGAGGTGCTCGGCGACGGGGTGCCGGTGCAACGGGCCACGGCCTCACGCGGGTGA
- a CDS encoding phosphoketolase family protein, producing MTQVEHQNVTVLSDDELRTLDAHWRAANYLAAGQIYLMSNPLLTEPLLPEHIKPRLLGHWGTSPGLNLVYTHLNRVIKARDLDALCVWGPGHGGPSVLAGSWLDGSYSETYPDVTRDAPGMERLFRQFSFPGGVPSHVAPEVPGSIHEGGELGYSLAHAYGAAFDNPDLLVACVIGDGEAETGPLAASWHSNKFLDPVHDGAVLPILHLNGYKIANPTVLSRLPQAELDALLRGYGHTPLHVTGDDPATVHRALAHAFDEALDSIALMQRTAREDGVAERVHWPMIVLRTPKGWTGPAEVDGRPVEGTWRAHQVPLAGVRENPEHLRQLEAWLRSYRPHELFGPDGRPVADVLACVPSGTRRLGATPHANGGLLVRDLPVRSLDDFAVPVEKPGTTLHEPTRVLGDLLAQVMKDTRLRRDFRVVGPDETASNRLQAVFDASGKAWQAEHLPVDEHLDRHGRVLEILSEHLCQGWLEGYLLTGRHGLFSCYEAFVHIVDSMVNQHIKWLRTSRELPWRAPIASLNYLLTSHVWRQDHNGFSHQDPGFVDHVLNKSPEVVRVYLPPDANTLLSVAEHALRSRDYVNVIVAGKQPCFDWLSIDEARAHCARGAGIWEWAGSENGGEPDVVLACAGDVPTQEVLAAAQLLRRHLPQLAVRVVNVVDMTRLLPREEHPHGMTDFEYDGLFTTDKPVIFAYHGYPWLIHRLAYRRAGHGNTHVRGYKESGTTTTPFDMVVRNDLDRYRLVMDVIDRVPGLAVRAAAVRQQMADARTRHHAWIREHGTDLPEIADWHWA from the coding sequence ATGACCCAGGTCGAACACCAGAACGTCACCGTACTTTCCGACGACGAGCTGCGCACCCTGGACGCCCACTGGCGGGCCGCCAACTACCTCGCGGCCGGACAGATCTACCTGATGTCCAACCCCCTGCTGACCGAACCGCTGCTCCCGGAGCACATCAAGCCGCGGCTGCTCGGGCACTGGGGCACCTCGCCGGGCCTCAACCTCGTGTACACCCACCTCAACCGGGTGATCAAGGCGCGCGACCTCGACGCCCTGTGCGTCTGGGGCCCCGGCCACGGCGGGCCGTCCGTACTGGCCGGCTCCTGGCTGGACGGCAGCTACAGCGAGACCTACCCGGACGTCACCCGCGACGCGCCCGGCATGGAACGGCTCTTCCGGCAGTTCTCCTTCCCGGGCGGGGTGCCGAGCCACGTGGCGCCCGAGGTCCCGGGCTCGATCCACGAGGGCGGTGAGCTCGGCTATTCCCTCGCCCACGCCTACGGCGCCGCCTTCGACAACCCCGACCTGCTGGTGGCCTGTGTCATCGGCGACGGCGAGGCGGAGACCGGCCCCCTGGCCGCCTCCTGGCACTCCAACAAGTTCCTCGACCCGGTCCACGACGGCGCCGTCCTGCCCATCCTGCACCTCAACGGCTACAAGATCGCCAACCCGACGGTGCTCTCCCGCCTCCCGCAGGCCGAACTCGACGCCCTCCTGCGCGGCTACGGCCACACCCCCCTGCACGTCACCGGCGACGACCCGGCCACCGTCCACCGCGCATTGGCGCACGCCTTCGACGAGGCGCTGGACAGCATCGCCCTGATGCAGCGCACCGCCCGCGAGGACGGTGTCGCCGAACGTGTGCACTGGCCGATGATCGTGCTGCGCACCCCCAAGGGCTGGACCGGCCCCGCCGAGGTCGACGGCCGGCCCGTGGAGGGCACCTGGCGTGCCCACCAGGTCCCGCTCGCCGGCGTACGGGAGAACCCCGAGCACCTGCGCCAACTGGAGGCTTGGCTGCGCTCGTACCGGCCGCACGAGCTGTTCGGCCCCGACGGCCGCCCGGTCGCCGACGTGCTCGCCTGCGTCCCCTCCGGCACCCGGCGACTGGGCGCCACCCCGCATGCCAACGGCGGACTCCTCGTCCGCGACCTGCCCGTCCGCTCCCTGGACGACTTCGCCGTGCCGGTCGAGAAGCCCGGCACGACGCTCCACGAGCCGACCCGGGTCCTCGGCGACCTCCTGGCCCAGGTCATGAAGGACACCCGCCTGCGCCGGGACTTCCGCGTCGTCGGACCGGACGAGACCGCCTCCAACCGCCTGCAGGCCGTCTTCGACGCCAGCGGCAAGGCCTGGCAGGCCGAGCACCTGCCGGTCGACGAACACCTCGACCGGCACGGCCGGGTCCTGGAGATCCTCTCCGAACACCTCTGCCAGGGCTGGCTGGAGGGCTACCTCCTCACCGGTCGGCACGGACTGTTCTCCTGCTACGAGGCGTTCGTGCACATCGTCGACTCCATGGTCAACCAGCACATCAAGTGGCTCAGGACATCGAGGGAGTTGCCCTGGCGGGCCCCGATCGCCTCCCTCAACTACCTGCTCACCTCGCACGTCTGGCGGCAGGACCACAACGGCTTCTCCCACCAGGACCCCGGCTTCGTCGACCACGTCCTCAACAAGAGCCCCGAGGTCGTCCGCGTCTATCTGCCGCCGGACGCCAACACGCTGCTGTCGGTCGCGGAACACGCCCTGCGCAGCCGCGACTACGTCAACGTGATCGTGGCCGGCAAACAGCCCTGCTTCGACTGGCTGTCGATCGACGAGGCGCGCGCCCACTGCGCGCGCGGCGCCGGGATCTGGGAGTGGGCGGGCAGCGAGAACGGCGGCGAACCGGACGTCGTCCTCGCCTGCGCCGGCGACGTGCCCACCCAGGAGGTCCTGGCAGCGGCCCAGCTGCTGCGCCGGCATCTGCCCCAGCTCGCCGTGCGGGTGGTCAACGTCGTGGACATGACCCGGCTGCTGCCCCGTGAGGAGCACCCGCACGGCATGACCGACTTCGAGTACGACGGCCTGTTCACCACGGACAAGCCGGTGATCTTCGCCTACCACGGCTATCCGTGGCTCATCCACCGCCTCGCCTACCGCCGCGCGGGCCACGGCAACACACACGTCCGCGGCTACAAGGAGTCAGGGACGACGACCACTCCGTTCGACATGGTCGTCCGCAACGACCTCGACCGCTACCGCCTCGTCATGGACGTCATCGACCGCGTCCCCGGCCTCGCCGTCCGCGCCGCCGCCGTACGCCAGCAGATGGCGGACGCGCGGACCCGTCACCACGCCTGGATCCGCGAGCACGGGACCGATCTGCCGGAGATCGCCGACTGGCACTGGGCCTGA
- a CDS encoding universal stress protein, which produces MSRDLPVVVGVDGSEPSLRAVDWAADEAALRGAPLRLVYASLWERYEGAHVAEDVGETSEGERPEVIVESAAQRAGLRRPEVKITTEVLPEEPEYTLLRESRTASLLVTGTRGRSSLTEALLGSVSLTVAAHAHCPMVVVRGSHDNRALPATHGRIVVGVGERPTSSAAVRFAFEEARRRGAEVEAVRAWRCPVHETTDHPLLTGELDRLHEERAVEGLEAALEKAPDDVRLRRRTAEGHARTVLSDASRDADLLVIGARRRQRHFGLQLGRVTHGVLHHSACPVVIVPEPE; this is translated from the coding sequence ATGTCGAGGGACCTGCCGGTCGTCGTAGGCGTGGACGGCTCCGAGCCGAGCCTGCGGGCCGTGGACTGGGCGGCCGACGAGGCCGCACTGCGCGGGGCGCCCCTGCGGCTGGTGTACGCCTCGCTGTGGGAGCGGTACGAGGGCGCTCACGTGGCCGAGGACGTGGGCGAGACGTCCGAGGGGGAGCGGCCCGAGGTGATCGTGGAGAGCGCCGCCCAGCGGGCCGGCCTCCGCCGTCCGGAGGTGAAGATCACCACCGAGGTGCTGCCCGAGGAACCCGAGTACACGCTGCTGCGGGAGAGCCGCACCGCCTCCCTGCTGGTGACGGGCACCCGGGGCCGCAGCAGCCTCACCGAGGCGCTCCTGGGTTCGGTGAGCCTGACGGTGGCCGCGCACGCGCACTGTCCGATGGTGGTGGTACGCGGCAGCCACGACAACCGGGCCCTGCCCGCCACACACGGCCGGATCGTCGTCGGTGTCGGGGAGAGGCCGACGTCCTCGGCGGCGGTCCGGTTCGCCTTCGAGGAGGCCCGGCGGCGCGGCGCCGAGGTCGAGGCGGTACGGGCCTGGCGGTGCCCCGTGCACGAGACCACCGACCACCCGTTGCTGACCGGGGAGCTCGACCGGCTGCACGAGGAGCGGGCCGTCGAGGGGCTGGAGGCCGCCCTCGAGAAGGCCCCCGACGACGTCCGGCTGCGCCGCCGTACCGCCGAGGGCCATGCCCGGACGGTGCTGTCGGACGCCTCCCGCGACGCCGACCTGCTCGTCATCGGGGCCAGGCGCCGGCAGCGGCACTTCGGGCTCCAGCTGGGCCGGGTGACGCACGGCGTGCTGCACCACTCCGCCTGCCCGGTCGTGATCGTGCCCGAGCCGGAGTGA
- a CDS encoding universal stress protein has protein sequence MTHHHVVVGVDGTLSSTRALDWAAGEAIRRDAELRLVCAAQDRAETVPILAAAVSRVRARHPGLPARTVAAEGGAVRALAREGADAALTVVGSRGMGRVAGLLLGSVGLGLARRARGPLLVVRGDHPCDSGREVVLGLEDDRDERAAVYAFEEARRRGARLRVLHSWPHRHVTPALPPLVGTQGPRRDPATSYERVEEAVPRFALAALRERYADVAVEAVTVRTSAPEALLASTREAGLVVVGSHHRTSAVVPPHTQVAPVLLRHAHCPVVVVPAA, from the coding sequence ATGACCCACCACCATGTCGTCGTAGGAGTGGACGGCACCCTGTCCTCCACCAGGGCCCTGGACTGGGCGGCCGGGGAAGCGATCCGGCGCGACGCCGAGCTGCGGCTGGTGTGCGCCGCTCAGGACCGCGCCGAGACGGTGCCGATCCTGGCCGCCGCCGTCTCACGCGTCCGCGCGCGGCACCCCGGCCTCCCGGCGCGGACCGTCGCGGCCGAGGGCGGCGCCGTACGGGCGCTGGCGCGGGAGGGCGCCGACGCGGCGCTCACCGTCGTGGGCTCCCGGGGCATGGGGCGCGTCGCCGGCCTGCTCCTCGGGTCGGTCGGCCTGGGGCTGGCCCGACGTGCGCGCGGCCCCCTGCTCGTCGTCCGCGGGGACCACCCCTGCGACAGCGGGCGTGAGGTGGTGCTCGGCCTGGAGGACGACAGGGACGAGCGGGCCGCCGTCTACGCCTTCGAGGAGGCCCGGCGGCGCGGCGCCCGGCTGCGTGTCCTGCACTCCTGGCCCCACCGCCACGTCACGCCCGCGCTGCCGCCGCTCGTGGGCACACAGGGTCCACGACGGGACCCGGCCACCTCGTACGAGCGAGTGGAGGAAGCCGTCCCGCGCTTCGCCCTCGCCGCCCTGCGGGAGCGGTACGCCGATGTCGCGGTGGAAGCCGTCACGGTGCGGACGAGTGCGCCGGAGGCGTTGCTGGCGTCGACCCGCGAGGCTGGTCTGGTGGTCGTCGGCTCGCACCACCGGACGTCCGCCGTCGTCCCGCCCCACACGCAGGTCGCCCCCGTCCTGCTGCGCCACGCGCACTGTCCGGTGGTCGTCGTACCCGCCGCATGA
- the adhP gene encoding alcohol dehydrogenase AdhP: MKAAVVRAFGEPLVIEERPDPEPGPGQVRIRVEASGLCHTDIHAARGDWPVKPNPPFVPGHEGVGLVEKLGDGVTHLRLGERVAVPWLGRACGRCEHCLSGWETLCEQQINTGYGCDGGYAEKMLAWADFAQPVPDGVTAVDAAPLTCAGVTTYKALKVADVRPSQLVAISGVGGLGHLAVQYAKIAGATVAAIDVTDEKLELAAELGADILIDARKEDVGEALKRHGGAHAAIALAVNDAAFAAVNTGLRRGGKLVMVALPAHGTVQVPIFDTVLNGTSVIGSIVGTRQDLAEVFQLHAAGRTRVICETRPLASVNDSIDEVLRGQVKARIVFDLGAGR; the protein is encoded by the coding sequence ATGAAGGCAGCGGTCGTCCGAGCGTTCGGCGAGCCCCTGGTCATCGAGGAGCGCCCCGACCCCGAGCCGGGCCCCGGTCAGGTCCGTATCCGTGTCGAGGCGTCAGGACTGTGCCACACCGACATCCACGCCGCGCGTGGCGACTGGCCCGTCAAGCCGAACCCGCCGTTCGTTCCCGGTCACGAGGGCGTCGGCCTGGTCGAGAAGCTTGGTGACGGCGTCACCCACCTCCGCCTCGGAGAGCGTGTCGCCGTGCCCTGGCTCGGCAGGGCGTGCGGGCGGTGCGAGCACTGCCTGTCCGGCTGGGAGACGCTGTGCGAGCAGCAGATCAACACCGGCTACGGCTGCGACGGCGGGTACGCCGAGAAGATGCTGGCCTGGGCCGACTTCGCCCAGCCGGTGCCGGACGGTGTCACCGCCGTCGACGCGGCACCGCTCACCTGCGCCGGCGTGACCACGTACAAGGCGCTCAAGGTCGCCGACGTACGACCCTCGCAGCTGGTCGCGATCTCCGGGGTCGGCGGACTCGGCCACCTCGCCGTGCAGTACGCCAAGATCGCCGGAGCGACCGTCGCCGCGATCGACGTCACCGACGAGAAGCTCGAACTGGCCGCCGAACTCGGTGCCGACATCCTCATCGACGCCCGCAAGGAGGACGTCGGCGAGGCGCTCAAACGGCACGGCGGCGCCCACGCGGCCATCGCCCTCGCCGTGAACGACGCGGCCTTCGCGGCCGTCAACACGGGCCTCAGGCGCGGCGGCAAGCTCGTCATGGTCGCCCTGCCCGCCCACGGCACCGTCCAGGTCCCGATCTTCGACACCGTCCTGAACGGCACGAGTGTGATCGGCTCGATCGTGGGCACCCGGCAGGACCTCGCCGAGGTCTTCCAACTGCACGCGGCCGGCCGGACCAGGGTCATCTGCGAGACCCGCCCGCTGGCCTCCGTCAACGACTCCATCGACGAGGTGCTGCGCGGCCAGGTCAAGGCCCGGATCGTGTTCGACCTCGGTGCGGGACGGTGA